The DNA region GTAATTTTTTTTATGCAAAATTTGACGAACAAGAGGCATAACCCACGTTAATCTCGTTCACAGGAaagatttcttcagtaaggAAGACAATACTGTGATGGCGCATGTGGAATGATCGATGAGAGACGACGACCACAGTACCGAAGACTGCATGATTCTGAAATAAAAACTTCTGATATACCATTTGTGTCGTTTCATTCAATCTCAACTATTAAACAGCACGAGATTTCCACACTATCCAGTTATGCAGACTATGTATTGAGTAGGGAACGAGTATATTGACACGAGTTATGCAAAACAAGAGCGTACCTGGTTGTGCCTTATTTCCTTATGATTGTATCCAATTTCTCGCCAATCGGCATGTGCAGAACATTACAGCTTTCCCTTTGGCAACGGTGGTCAGTTGAAGATATTGTGTGTCAAGATTTGCCTACTACTGTAGACAGATAGCCTGAATCTGCTGAACATGGAAAAGAGTTGAACAACCCAGTGGCTGATGCTGTGCATTTGCCATATTGTTTCAGAGCTTTAGGTGATCACTCGATACATCAAAAGGCTTAAGGTTAGATGATCACTAGCTCTGGATTCTGACGACAAAGAAACCGAAGGGATTGCGAACTGGAGCTCCAAAGTGCACAAAGGGGAGGCTAATGCTGCGGCTACCATTTTAAAGACAATCCAAACAAAGTTCACACCATGTAGGAAGATACTAAATTGAAATCATGTTGGGCCCATTCAATTTCAGTTGGCACTCTCTCCACCATGATTTTCATGGGTGACTACTGGCTATCCCTTGAACTAAGATACAGTATCTGGGGTGTAAGGATGGTCCGTAAGAAAGTTTGTTGAATGAGACACTATTTTCAGATATTCCACTTTCACTTAACAAATTGTGTCGATTCCTCTTTATCTGGTTTTGGGTGCATCCGTTTCGCTGCCGTTTTATCCAATTGTGCTCTGCTCTTTAGCATACAGTTCTGAGCGAGCCAACTTTTGTGCTCACGATCATCTTTTTATTTGCCATAACTCATAACAGAGCAGCTGTGCAAACCTGCGAAAATTTGCGTAGCAGGCAGGAAAGGATCAAATCATCAGTGTCTTTATTGACTTAAAGACGGCGCATAAGCCAGTTATTCGTAGAGAtcagacacacacacacagtaATTCTGCTGGGAGCCTGGGAGTAGCAGTAACGCGGCTCCGCAGCTGATCAGAAATGCTGCTGGGAGTAGCAGTCGAGGTTGTCGCCGTAGCCGACGCCGAACATATCGCAGTAGCGCTGGTAGTAGCCGATGCGGTTGACGTTGGCGTCGTTGGGCCCCACGCCGCACTCGAACCCGCCGTTGATGATGTTGGTGATGGCGCCGTACCCGGGCACCCGCcccgcggcggcgtcggcgtccGACGGCGCCCAATTGCCCAGGATCACGTCGTGGCACGACGGCTTGGGCGGCTGCGCCGTCATCCAGAACCAGATGGCCGTCTTGAACGAAATCACTGCGTTCGTCGACACCAGGTCCGGGTTGCCCACCAGGTCCTCGCCGATCGCGTCCCCGGCCTGCTGGTAGTTGGCCTGCCTGCGTGGTGCATGCGAGCATGGAAGAACGGTCAGGATGCATGACGAGCTAGAGAAATGCATGTCGGCACCGCGAGAACGAGGCATCGGACCAGGTCGGAACCGGTGGCTAAGATGTCAACGCTCGCGTACCTTTCAAGTGTGATGGGTTGATATTTATCGTTCAGATATATGGCTTGTTGTTTTTTAATGAAGTTATGGCAGTGATCATTGTATGTGGCTTCTATGCATGGATCAGCTACTAATTTGGTACACGTAGTTTCAGTCACTTACCCTGTCAATTGGATGGGTCCCCGCCCGTAGTAGGGAGGGGACGTCCCCTTGTTGATCTCTTCCTTGTAGCAGTACCCCCATGTGTACTGGCCGGCAGCACCGCCTGTCGTCGTCGTTGCCACCAGCCCGGGTTAGTGTTTAAGCTAGCTAGCCACTTTGTGCAGCGATGCAAAACAAGCATAGGGTTGTGCTGACCGTTGGTCTCGTGGGAGGTCTGGCCGAAGAAGGCGGCGAGCTCGCGCTTGTTGGCCTCGTCGCTGCCGCCGGTGCCGAACCCCGGGAAGGCGCTGGCGGCCTGGATGAAGGCGTCGTAGGTGTAGAACCCGTTGGCGGGGCAGATGGAGTTGTCGCGGTTGGGCAGCATGGCGTTGTACACGTCCTGCGTGATGATGGAGCCCACGCCCTGCGCTGACGCCACGcccagcagcagcgccgccgccatcgccgcgaGCGCGAGCCTCGCCATGCTAGCCGTGAGTGTGCCTCAACTTGCTCAAGCTCTCGGCTCGTTGCTCCTATATAGCTGGAACGCTTGGTTAGCTGGTCTGGATGATGGCCAAGCTGGTGGGCTTGCCGCGGCTTATATAGCCGCCCAGGAGGCAGCAGGACGCGGCAGGAGGAGCGCGACGTTGCATGCGCCCTGTTGCCGCGTGCTTTCCCGTCAGATTTCGCCGTGGCGTGCGCGGCGGTTTCTCTCGTCTgtgttttgtttttttcttgGGTGCGTTTACCTGCTAGTCAACTAGGAATTTCTCCAGAGTCTAAGAAAACCAACCATTTTACGTAAATTTCTGACTTTTTTCTGACCAAGAGCGAGAATGCGAGAGAGGTTTTTAGAGGATGAGGGCGACCGGGCGAGATGTCGATGGAGCGTACGGCATCGCTTGCGGTACCCTGCACACAACCACAAAAGGCCCTTAAATTTACAAAAACAAAATGAAAAGAGAGAGGTTTTCACAGCGTTTGGAGTACGTACGCTCGAAGACTTTCCGACCATGTGACTGAGTGCGCTCCTTGCGGAGGCGAGTGGACAAGCGGCTATTTGAGGTTGTAACTTCTTGTGTATGCGAGTGTTTTGATCAGCCTTAGCTTGCACGCGCGTCGACTGGGAGATAAGCTTCGCATGTTTTTCCGGGGCCGGCGGATGAGGATGTTGATATGAACTCGTTCAACTTCTGGATCAAGCTGATCCGGTCACCAGCGACCTCTGACCAGTAGTCCCATGCCAGCTCTAACATGAAACATTTTTCTTTAACATAGTTGACTGGCCTAACTTTTATTTGGACTATATTTTGAAACCTAGCTGCAACTCTTTGATGCAAATCGAAGAAAACTATAGCTTTTGGTTCTTAATGTGGAAACCTACAGCCAACTATTTTGACTCTTCGTTGCAAAAGACCAACACAGAGACCCACATCGTGGGCCTAACTATAACGTGGCATAGATGATAATGAGTGGGTCCAATATGAGAAGTATGGTAGATTTCTGCGGTTGATACTTTGAATTATTATAATTTTGTGTAACATATATTTTTTGAGTTGTTTTTTTCAGCACATCAATGGTGCATATAAAAGAAAAATAGTTTTGGTTGCATCTAGATCTGTGAGCAACCTAAGGGCCACCCGACACATGACAGCTTTTTTGATCATGTTTGTTGGTTAGCTCCTTTTGCCGCCAAACTCGACTCATGAAATGTGGGATTTGGGCTTCCCGCTTCTCATCTTCTAGCTAGGATGATCCAATGTGAGGCCCATATATAGGCACCCCTTTGACGCATTGTTTTGTGTTCCGATCCTATCATAACCCTCACCGTCCTTGCTGCAATCTTTGATGGCTATCTAAGACTGCGGTAATATTGACTGTTGAAATTCCACTCCCGTTTCCTTAAAGTTCATCTATGTACAAGTGTAAGCTCATCAATCTCATGCAATTGTAACTGGCCAACGAAACACCAGTGATAGTTAACATTGCTCATTGTAATAAGTAAACCAAATACAGTGGAGTGCATCTGCGAGACTAGGCTTAAGCTAGCTTGCATTCGACCTACAGCCAGGTGAGATGGTGGTCTGTACAGAGCGGTACTTGGTAGCCTAATGCCGATTTTAAGCAAAAAAGTATGCAGAGACCGATCCAGCTTGGAGAAGTACAACAGAGAGGAGTaggagaaaagaaggagaggaagaagaaaagagggTGTGTAGAAGGAAGAAGGAGGTCAGCCCTCGCTAGCCATCACCCCCTCGCTCCGCGCCCTAAGCAATACAGTGTTGGTACAAGACCAGAAGTGTGCTTAAACCTTAGCTTCTCTCTTCCTCGGTCTAGAAGAGACGATGGTGAATTTCATTGAATCATTGTGCAAAGGGTAGTGAAACTTTTAAGATCTATTTATTTGTGTTGTCTCTTTCCATCTTGAAACATCTACTCTATAttgttttcctttttttttcaagAAGACAGCAGGTTAACTGTCAATCTGTGTATTATATTATACAAAAAGTGAAGTATAGAAAAAAACTCTATATTATTACCTTGGCAAATGAATTTCAGATACACCACCCTAAAAGAATAGATTAGTTTAAAACGCAGTGATGTGCCGGAGACCGCACAAAAGTCACGGCCAGGCTGTCGAGGATGCTTCTAAGAATCGTGCCATGACCATTTTATTCCAACCCATGCATGCACAGCAACAGTCCAGCTAGCATACTCCTTCACAGAAAACCAGCGTTTCACATTATTGATGTCAGCTCGATCAGAAAACCGTTCCACATTGAGCAGCACATCACACATAGTATTTCGTAAAGGCATATATGGCCAGAGCTCAGCCGAGCTTCTTCTCTGATTGCAACTAGCCGAGGTGTTGCTCTTCCTCCAGTACCAGGCGCTCGAGTGAAAGGAATCGGTGCTCGTAATTTAGGAGAGAGATGATGAATTAAGCAATTTAAAATCTTAATCTAAAGATCAAACTAAATTGCACAAAACATAATCTATAACATGCTATCTAAATGCGCAACTACAGTTTATCTATGGTGAAACTCTCATCCCAAAATAAATTTTTACATCCTATAGCCAATTCTAGCAAGATACTATGTACTAAGAAAGTAAAGGCACACAAGTTGCAAGTATAAAATGCGGAAACGTAAAAGAGgggatgaaaagaagcaaacTCTCGATGCAAGAATTTATCCTATGGTATCGTTAATCACTAAGACATTcttagtccacgttgttgaagcactTGCAAAAAGTATTGCTTCCcggtcaccaagtctctttcggAACTTCTCTTAACTTGCCACTAAGGCTTATGCCAAATCTCCCAATCATCTTGACGCCGCCTTCACTGCGGAGCTTCCCACGAAGGAGTGATCTACTTGTCTCCCGCATAAAATCATCGTCACCATTCCACACCAAGTCAAAGGATGGAAGACTTGCTAACAAGTTATGAAAACTCTAAGAGATCGGCATACCAAAATTACAGCTTAGGTTCTCTAAGAAATAAGTTAAGGAATCCAATAGCCTGAGTGGACCAGCGGCGGCTTAGAGGGATTCTCCGGGGTTGTGCTCGGAAATTTTTTATGGTAACAGACTAACAGTGTCGAGTTGGATCGTGGTCATACTTGCGCAGCGGATGAATCAGATGAAAGAGCACCACCTTCTTCGGTAGCCGGACGACGGAAAAATAATGTATGCCCGTGGAATCGAATCCGCAATCAGTCACATCATCAATCAAGACTTTACTTCATTATTTCTTTAACAGATAACCCATCAAGCGTAGCAGACCTGCCCTTCCCCAACAGCAACGACGGACTTGGTCAAATTTGTTGGTCCAAGCTGAGCCCAGTACAACTACAAAAATCGATGTAGTCAAATTTCCTGATCCACGCTGAGCCCAGTCCATCTACAAAATCAATGTTGTCCAGGTCCAGAGATAGATCGTCTTAAGATTTGGTGAAAAATGCCCAGTAAGGCCCTCTTCAGGTATACAGGCCAAAACACCTTGGATAATTGGACTAGTAGTTGGTTTTGTTAAAAAAAAAATTCAACCTACTTCTTAGGTCCTGAAATATAAGATATTTTAATTTATACTAAATTAAATTATTCTAAGTTTATttaaatttatagaaaagagTAACAATATATTAAATATCAAATAAAAATAATTAGATCtattataaaatatattttataataTTTTATGTTAGATGTTAATATTCTTCTCTACAAATTTGGTCAAACTTAGACCATTTTAACTCTAAGttaaaaaataaattaaaatatcATATttcaggacggagggagtaggtAATTAGAGAAATGTGACCTTGACCCCGCTTCATCACTCTAAGGAATAGCCTAATAGAACTTCACCCAAGCTTTATGCTACCGTTCTGATAAAGGCAAGCAGATAGCATACATCCAGAGCATACAATACATGCCAATAAGGGGTGGGCATAAAATTCAAAATCCGAACCCGAAAAATCTAATCCCGAACCCGAAATATCCAAAATTTATAGAACCCGAAACTATCTCGGGTTCCAAATCTCAAAA from Panicum hallii strain FIL2 chromosome 9, PHallii_v3.1, whole genome shotgun sequence includes:
- the LOC112878106 gene encoding chitinase 8-like; the encoded protein is MARLALAAMAAALLLGVASAQGVGSIITQDVYNAMLPNRDNSICPANGFYTYDAFIQAASAFPGFGTGGSDEANKRELAAFFGQTSHETNGGAAGQYTWGYCYKEEINKGTSPPYYGRGPIQLTGQANYQQAGDAIGEDLVGNPDLVSTNAVISFKTAIWFWMTAQPPKPSCHDVILGNWAPSDADAAAGRVPGYGAITNIINGGFECGVGPNDANVNRIGYYQRYCDMFGVGYGDNLDCYSQQHF